Proteins from a single region of Amycolatopsis sp. CA-230715:
- a CDS encoding nitroreductase family deazaflavin-dependent oxidoreductase, with protein sequence MNGLARALFRAPARLYDRNLGWVLGRRFLCLTHTGRKSGRRYRTVLEVVGAGSGEVVVVAGLGRSADWYRNIRSAPAVEIAVGRQRFTPAHRVLGETEAAEVIAAYEHRNRWVRPVVHRLLSKLVGWSYDGTEPARRRLVGQLPLVAFRPAPGSPRG encoded by the coding sequence TTGAACGGACTGGCTCGGGCGCTCTTCCGCGCCCCGGCCCGGCTCTACGACCGGAATCTCGGCTGGGTGCTCGGGCGGCGCTTCCTGTGCCTCACCCACACCGGGCGCAAGTCCGGGCGCCGGTACCGCACCGTGCTCGAGGTGGTCGGCGCCGGTTCCGGTGAGGTCGTGGTCGTGGCTGGCCTCGGCCGCTCCGCCGACTGGTACCGCAACATCCGGTCCGCGCCCGCGGTCGAGATCGCCGTCGGCAGGCAGCGGTTCACGCCCGCGCACCGGGTACTCGGCGAAACCGAAGCCGCCGAGGTGATCGCGGCCTACGAGCACCGCAACCGGTGGGTGCGCCCGGTGGTCCACCGGTTGCTGAGCAAGCTCGTGGGATGGTCCTACGACGGCACCGAACCCGCGCGGCGGCGGCTGGTCGGGCAGCTCCCGCTCGTCGCTTTCCGGCCCGCCCCCGGTTCGCCGCGCGGTTGA
- a CDS encoding aspartate kinase — translation MNNSCEVPETASPDPRASTGLGIATPPALVVRKYGGSSLATPELVRAVATRIATAAERGQQVVVVVSAMGATTDDLVALAGKVAIRPDRRELDQLMATGEQVSAAVLALALQRRGVKAVSLSGDQAGVVVDGPAGDAVIVRVDATRIFERLREAQVVVVAGFQGRDRDGELRTLGRGGSDTTAVALAAALGVSCEIYTDVEGVHTADPRIVRDSTPLPSVSYRAMTELAGNGARVLHPRSVALAERRAVPLRVTHSSGGEAGTVVENAQPLEGGPEVVGIAHERQVRLVRLTGDDAPRGRCARALVELIGIGLRPDVLTWHSPTDLRFTARGEPAPADVVREVAERVGARCEVDDGFGSISVVGTALLDDPRYLIGLLRAAAEPDAAVPAIATSPTRLTAVVPAKRLEAAVSALHRAFGLHQPQGTPR, via the coding sequence ATGAACAATTCTTGCGAGGTGCCGGAAACGGCCTCGCCGGATCCGCGCGCGTCCACCGGGCTCGGCATCGCCACACCACCGGCTCTCGTGGTGCGGAAGTACGGCGGGTCCTCACTCGCCACCCCCGAACTGGTCCGCGCGGTCGCCACCAGGATCGCGACCGCAGCCGAACGGGGACAGCAGGTCGTCGTGGTGGTGTCCGCGATGGGCGCCACCACCGACGATCTGGTCGCACTGGCGGGCAAGGTCGCCATCCGCCCCGATCGCCGCGAACTGGACCAGCTCATGGCCACCGGCGAGCAGGTGTCGGCCGCGGTACTGGCGCTGGCGCTGCAACGCCGTGGTGTGAAAGCGGTTTCGCTGTCCGGCGACCAGGCCGGGGTGGTCGTCGACGGGCCGGCCGGCGACGCGGTGATCGTGCGCGTCGACGCGACCCGGATCTTCGAACGGCTGCGCGAGGCGCAGGTCGTGGTGGTGGCCGGGTTCCAGGGCCGCGACCGCGACGGGGAACTGCGCACGCTCGGCAGGGGCGGCTCGGACACCACGGCGGTCGCGCTCGCCGCGGCGCTGGGCGTGAGCTGCGAGATCTACACCGACGTCGAAGGGGTGCACACCGCGGACCCCCGCATCGTGCGCGATTCCACGCCGCTGCCCTCGGTGTCCTACCGCGCGATGACCGAGCTGGCGGGCAACGGCGCACGCGTGCTGCACCCGAGATCGGTGGCGCTGGCCGAACGGCGCGCCGTCCCGCTCCGGGTGACGCATTCCTCCGGCGGCGAGGCGGGCACGGTCGTCGAGAACGCGCAGCCTCTCGAAGGCGGGCCCGAAGTCGTCGGCATCGCACACGAGCGCCAAGTGCGGCTCGTGCGGCTCACCGGTGACGACGCGCCGCGCGGCCGGTGCGCCCGCGCGCTCGTCGAACTGATCGGCATCGGGCTGCGGCCGGACGTGCTGACCTGGCACTCCCCCACCGATCTGCGGTTCACCGCGCGCGGTGAACCGGCGCCCGCGGACGTGGTGCGCGAAGTGGCCGAGCGAGTCGGCGCCCGGTGCGAGGTCGACGACGGGTTCGGATCGATCTCGGTGGTGGGAACCGCGCTGCTCGACGACCCGAGGTACCTGATCGGGCTGCTGCGCGCCGCGGCGGAACCGGATGCCGCGGTACCCGCGATCGCCACCTCGCCGACCCGGCTCACCGCCGTGGTACCGGCCAAGCGGCTCGAAGCCGCCGTCAGCGCGCTGCACCGCGCGTTCGGACTGCACCAGCCGCAGGGGACTCCGCGGTGA
- a CDS encoding sensor histidine kinase has protein sequence MVVTETGTSTAGDRGIEEPFAHPALFYRGEREYLDGIVPFLEAGLAAGEPVAAALPEQNLKALRTALGAAAGRVHLVDMTEAGRNPARIIPGVLLAFADAHPGARVRIIGEPIWPGRSAAEYPACAQHEALINLAFAGRAATILCPYDTDGLDDRVLDDAHATHPVVIDAAGQRPSGRFDPGRIVTGYNLPLPEPADAVRLAVDATNLVEARRLVTAHARRAGFGERRVADLELAASELAENSIAHGGGSGVLRLWSADGHLVCEIRDAGRLTDPLAGRRPAGPRQLHGRGLLLVNHIADLVRVHTGPSGTTTRIHLRLP, from the coding sequence GTGGTGGTCACGGAGACCGGAACCAGCACAGCGGGAGATCGCGGAATCGAGGAGCCGTTCGCGCACCCCGCGCTGTTCTACCGCGGCGAGCGTGAATACCTCGACGGCATCGTGCCCTTCCTCGAAGCGGGTCTCGCCGCGGGCGAACCGGTCGCGGCGGCGTTGCCGGAGCAGAACCTGAAGGCGCTGCGGACCGCGCTCGGCGCGGCGGCGGGGCGGGTGCACCTGGTCGACATGACCGAAGCGGGCCGCAACCCGGCCAGGATCATCCCCGGCGTGCTGCTGGCCTTCGCCGACGCCCATCCCGGTGCACGCGTCCGCATCATCGGCGAACCGATCTGGCCGGGTCGCTCGGCGGCGGAGTACCCGGCCTGCGCGCAGCACGAAGCGCTCATCAACCTCGCGTTCGCGGGCAGGGCGGCGACGATCCTGTGCCCCTACGACACCGACGGCCTCGACGACCGGGTCCTTGACGACGCGCACGCCACCCATCCCGTCGTCATCGACGCCGCCGGGCAGCGGCCGAGCGGGCGCTTCGACCCCGGCCGGATCGTCACGGGCTACAACCTGCCGCTGCCCGAACCCGCCGATGCCGTCCGGCTCGCCGTCGACGCGACGAACCTCGTCGAGGCGCGGCGGCTCGTCACCGCGCACGCGCGCCGCGCCGGTTTCGGCGAACGGCGGGTCGCCGATCTCGAACTGGCCGCCTCCGAACTCGCCGAGAACAGCATCGCCCACGGCGGCGGGAGCGGCGTGCTGCGCCTCTGGTCCGCCGACGGCCACCTGGTGTGCGAGATCCGGGACGCGGGCAGGCTGACCGATCCGCTCGCCGGGCGCCGCCCCGCCGGTCCGCGCCAGCTCCACGGGCGCGGCCTGCTGCTGGTCAACCACATCGCCGATCTCGTCCGGGTGCACACCGGCCCGTCCGGCACGACCACCCGGATCCACCTGCGCCTGCCGTGA
- a CDS encoding TetR/AcrR family transcriptional regulator, producing the protein MTSPGALRGQEVRQRLLRAAIELIGERGWSAVSTRVLAERAGVTPGVVHYHFSSVRDLLSQAALGMMRDLLSGVDELFGRAKTAAQAVDTLLAALEEYSGRDPASMVFTEAYLAATRDDELRRAMTAIVVDFRQRFADALAGWRVPDPAGTAAVVAASIDGLLLHRGLDPDLTATAIGPVLRRLLSDAPRETGEEAER; encoded by the coding sequence ATGACTTCCCCCGGCGCGCTGCGCGGTCAGGAGGTGCGGCAGCGGCTGCTGCGCGCGGCGATCGAGCTGATCGGAGAACGAGGCTGGTCCGCGGTGAGCACGCGGGTGCTCGCCGAGCGCGCCGGGGTCACCCCCGGCGTCGTGCACTACCACTTCTCCTCGGTGCGGGACCTGTTGTCCCAGGCGGCTCTCGGCATGATGCGGGACCTGCTGTCCGGCGTCGACGAGCTGTTCGGCCGGGCGAAGACCGCGGCACAGGCCGTGGACACGCTGCTCGCCGCGCTCGAGGAGTACTCCGGGCGCGACCCGGCGTCGATGGTGTTCACAGAGGCATACCTCGCCGCGACGCGCGACGACGAACTGCGACGGGCGATGACCGCGATCGTGGTGGATTTCCGGCAGCGGTTCGCCGACGCGCTCGCCGGATGGCGGGTGCCCGACCCGGCGGGCACGGCCGCGGTCGTGGCCGCCTCGATCGACGGGCTCCTGCTGCACCGCGGCCTCGACCCCGACCTGACCGCCACCGCGATCGGCCCGGTACTGCGCAGGCTTTTATCCGACGCACCAAGGGAAACCGGTGAGGAGGCAGAACGATGA